Sequence from the Thermodesulfobacteriota bacterium genome:
AAGCTAATTTCGGCTGGGTCTTCATCGGCATAGAATCTCCTGATGAAGAGAGTCTTAAGGAAACCCTTAAATTCCAAAATACAAGGTCTGACATACTATCCTCAATTCAGCATATTTATTCCTACGGAATAGAAGTACTTGCAGGATTTATCATCGGATTTGACAACGATACACTTAAGACTTTTGATCTTCAGTATAACTTCATTCAAAACTCTGGCATCCAGGCAGCGATGATAGGTCTATTGACCGCTGTCCCAAAAACACCTCTATATGAAAGATTAGAGAAAGACGGGCGGTTAATCAAAGAAGCAAGCGGCACTGACAACACAAAACTTGGAACTAACCTAATCCCTAAGCAAATGTCTTACGAAGATATGGTTGAGGGCTATAGAGATCTTTACTATAGATTGCTGGACGATAAAACAATTGCAGACCGTATTAACAATAAAATGAATCATTTAAACGATCCGATATTTAAAAGTACTTATACTCTTAGGGATCAAGTTGGCGCTCTTGGTAAATTCATTAAAAACGGGCTTTTGAGAGGCGGCCCAAAGAGAACTTACCATTTCCTAAGAACATTCCCTTTCACAAACCCAAAACAGGTTCCTATTGTAATTCAAGACTGGACAATTGGAATAGCTATGAAGGACTATGTAGACCGCCACTTCATTAGAGAATTTGATGAGCAAAATGTGTTAGCAGAAACTTATTCTGAGTCTATAGAGAAATCCTTTGAGCCTTATACGAGTAAAGGGTCTTTGGAAGTTTCGCTTAACAATGTTAAAAACACAGCGGCTAATCTATCAATTTCAATTAAAGGGATCATAGATACGGATTTCTTTGATAATGTAGCGCCTCATCTAGAGGGCGTTCTTAAAAACACATCTTCTTCTGTAACGCTTAACATTGAGCATTTTCATGAAACCCAACGTCAGCACATGAACCGACTTTTTGAAAGACTCTCTCGC
This genomic interval carries:
- a CDS encoding radical SAM protein, whose translation is MKLLLINPRFPESFWSFKWAVDNIMPRDVRTVNPPLGLATLAALTPQDWEIEIIDENIESIPLNPDADIIGICGMGVQFKRQTELLNFYRNQGHFVVAGGSYASLCPEYYEELADVVVAGEAEYIWKEFCSDFENGRQRALYQEKSEVSLEDSPTPRFDLLNIDKYQAVSLQFSRGCPYRCEFCDIIVMFGRKPRIKSHEQVGRELDELRKLNVTNVFFVDDNLIGNKPQAKKLMAYLRDYQIEHDYEFLFGTEASLNLAQDDELLELFTEANFGWVFIGIESPDEESLKETLKFQNTRSDILSSIQHIYSYGIEVLAGFIIGFDNDTLKTFDLQYNFIQNSGIQAAMIGLLTAVPKTPLYERLEKDGRLIKEASGTDNTKLGTNLIPKQMSYEDMVEGYRDLYYRLLDDKTIADRINNKMNHLNDPIFKSTYTLRDQVGALGKFIKNGLLRGGPKRTYHFLRTFPFTNPKQVPIVIQDWTIGIAMKDYVDRHFIREFDEQNVLAETYSESIEKSFEPYTSKGSLEVSLNNVKNTAANLSISIKGIIDTDFFDNVAPHLEGVLKNTSSSVTLNIEHFHETQRQHMNRLFERLSRYGDRIYIAVHEKWRDKVNVDSSVFNLVLES